The proteins below are encoded in one region of candidate division WWE3 bacterium:
- a CDS encoding type II secretion system protein produces the protein MTTNKKNSGFTLVELLVVIAIIGILAAVALVAINPLEMIKKGHDAARISDLESIRKAIDLSIADSSISLIAITEVDSNTSGATRLVDGTGWLGYTVVKAPGLGKYLPVLPIDPINNATYHYRFASTVSDGYELNCHFESADYQAKEANDGGNSAGWYEVGSYPGLTLLGDPV, from the coding sequence ATGACTACAAATAAAAAAAATTCCGGTTTCACTTTAGTAGAATTATTGGTGGTCATCGCGATCATCGGTATTTTGGCGGCGGTAGCATTAGTGGCTATCAATCCTTTGGAAATGATTAAGAAGGGTCATGACGCGGCCCGGATTTCCGATTTGGAATCCATTCGCAAAGCGATTGATCTAAGTATTGCCGATAGCTCTATTTCTTTGATTGCGATTACCGAGGTCGACAGTAATACCAGCGGGGCGACTCGATTGGTTGATGGTACTGGTTGGCTGGGTTACACCGTGGTTAAAGCTCCGGGCTTGGGAAAATACTTGCCGGTACTCCCAATTGACCCGATTAACAATGCTACCTATCACTACCGTTTCGCGAGTACTGTGAGTGATGGCTACGAATTGAATTGTCACTTTGAGTCGGCTGATTATCAAGCGAAAGAGGCCAATGATGGTGGTAATTCCGCGGGTTGGTACGAGGTGGGCTCTTATCCGGGCTTAACGCTGCTTGGCGATCCTGTATAA
- a CDS encoding type II secretion system F family protein, which yields MALYTYKAREISSGHERKGLVEANSQPSALTLLRNQGLLIISMTEKKEADDIFKFANKFFNKASGKDIYNFTRQLNTMISSGLPLVSAIRTLQGQTSSKYFKELLDSVVRDIEGGSQLSKALEKYPTSFDKLYLSLLRAGEVSGTLDKVLDRLSVNLEKSREFKGKLTGAMIYPIVIMVMMTGVVGVMMIFVMPKLGEMFTSMNVDLPITTKIMFGASHFVAGYWWAIIIAGGAFAYGFRAFKKTPFGKHFLDVLIFKLPIFGSIVKMSQLAQFTRNLGVLIGSGVPIIDSLKITKDSLSNTLLRDTIDKSIGSVGRGMPLSQIIASDSNYPKLVSQMLQVGEETGKIDKVLLDIAAYFESETDFAVKNLSSAMEPLIMVILGAGVGVLIFSIITPIYKLTTSF from the coding sequence ATGGCTCTATATACCTACAAAGCCCGGGAAATATCTTCTGGTCACGAACGCAAAGGCTTGGTTGAGGCTAACTCACAACCGTCGGCTCTCACGCTCCTGCGTAACCAGGGGCTGCTCATCATCTCTATGACCGAAAAGAAGGAGGCCGACGATATTTTTAAGTTTGCCAATAAATTTTTTAATAAAGCCTCCGGTAAGGATATCTACAATTTTACGCGGCAATTAAATACCATGATTAGCTCCGGCCTCCCGCTTGTTTCCGCCATTCGAACGCTGCAAGGCCAAACCTCTTCCAAATATTTTAAAGAGTTACTCGATTCAGTGGTCCGAGATATTGAAGGCGGTTCCCAGCTTTCAAAGGCCCTCGAAAAATACCCAACTTCTTTTGACAAACTATATTTAAGTTTGCTGCGGGCCGGCGAGGTTTCCGGGACTTTAGACAAAGTGCTGGATCGTCTTTCCGTCAACTTGGAAAAATCGCGTGAGTTTAAAGGCAAACTCACTGGGGCCATGATTTACCCCATCGTCATTATGGTTATGATGACCGGCGTGGTTGGGGTGATGATGATTTTCGTGATGCCTAAGCTTGGCGAAATGTTTACCAGCATGAACGTTGATCTACCAATCACTACTAAAATTATGTTCGGGGCGTCACACTTTGTGGCTGGTTATTGGTGGGCAATTATTATTGCCGGTGGTGCTTTTGCTTATGGCTTTCGGGCCTTTAAAAAAACGCCTTTTGGTAAACATTTTTTGGACGTCCTGATTTTTAAACTGCCGATCTTTGGCTCAATCGTTAAAATGTCCCAGTTGGCTCAGTTTACTCGAAATTTGGGGGTCCTAATCGGCAGCGGCGTTCCTATCATTGATTCCCTAAAGATCACCAAAGATTCCCTGAGCAACACTTTATTAAGAGATACGATTGATAAATCTATTGGCAGCGTTGGTCGCGGCATGCCCCTCTCCCAAATTATCGCTAGTGACTCCAATTACCCTAAATTGGTTTCGCAAATGTTACAAGTCGGCGAGGAAACCGGCAAGATCGACAAGGTGTTACTTGATATAGCCGCTTACTTTGAAAGTGAGACTGATTTCGCCGTTAAGAACCTTTCTTCGGCTATGGAGCCTTTAATTATGGTCATTTTGGGGGCCGGCGTTGGTGTTTTAATTTTTAGCATTATTACCCCTATTTACAAGTTAACAACTTCGTTCTAA
- a CDS encoding type IV pilus twitching motility protein PilT: MLLDSLLQKVVDLKASDLHLTVGSPPLVRIDSTLQSLPNLAPLTREDVYDASISAMSASQKSIYELNKEIDFSYSLPSNARFRINAFTQQGLPAAAIRYIPAIIPTIEELMLPQVLYDFGKLPQGLVLITGPTGQGKSTTLASIIDSINSTRACHIVTIEDPIEYVFTPKKALIAQREMYKDTLSWETALRSVLREDPEVVLVGEMRDFETIAAAITVAETGHLVLATLHTNSAAQSIDRMIDVFPENQQTQVRSQLASILEGVISQRLVPKIGGGRIAACEVLINNDAIRNLIREGKTFQINNVVATSYDLGMITLERSLASLVKKGTISIDEAIQHTLMPDEVRRLALG, encoded by the coding sequence ATGTTACTTGACTCATTATTACAAAAAGTAGTCGATCTAAAAGCTTCAGACCTGCACTTAACCGTGGGTTCTCCGCCGTTAGTCAGAATTGATAGCACCTTGCAATCTTTACCAAATTTAGCGCCGTTAACTCGCGAAGACGTTTATGACGCTAGTATTTCCGCCATGAGTGCTTCTCAAAAAAGCATTTATGAATTAAATAAAGAAATTGATTTTTCGTATAGTCTGCCGAGTAATGCCCGCTTTCGCATTAATGCTTTTACTCAACAAGGGCTGCCGGCAGCGGCGATTCGGTATATTCCGGCGATAATTCCCACCATCGAGGAATTAATGCTACCGCAGGTTTTGTATGATTTTGGTAAGTTACCGCAAGGCCTGGTTTTAATCACCGGTCCCACCGGTCAGGGTAAGTCGACCACCTTAGCCTCAATTATTGACTCTATAAATAGTACTCGGGCTTGCCACATTGTGACTATTGAAGACCCTATCGAGTACGTCTTTACGCCCAAAAAAGCCTTAATTGCGCAGCGAGAAATGTATAAAGATACTTTATCCTGGGAAACAGCACTTCGCAGCGTTCTGCGAGAGGATCCCGAAGTAGTTCTGGTTGGTGAGATGCGCGATTTTGAGACAATCGCGGCCGCGATCACCGTTGCCGAAACGGGCCATCTCGTCCTCGCTACTTTACATACGAATTCTGCCGCTCAATCAATTGATCGCATGATTGACGTTTTTCCGGAAAACCAGCAGACACAAGTGCGATCACAATTGGCGTCAATATTAGAGGGAGTGATTTCTCAGCGTCTGGTTCCCAAAATTGGCGGGGGCAGGATCGCCGCTTGCGAGGTTTTAATTAACAATGATGCCATCCGTAATTTGATTCGTGAGGGAAAAACCTTCCAAATTAATAACGTCGTGGCGACGAGCTACGATCTAGGCATGATTACTTTGGAACGGTCTTTAGCATCTCTTGTTAAAAAAGGCACAATTAGCATTGATGAGGCGATTCAGCATACTTTGATGCCGGATGAAGTTCGGAGACTTGCTTTGGGTTAG
- a CDS encoding GspE/PulE family protein translates to MDLSAQRDISDVLFAKDLLTTDQLASIKLEVANSGRDAQTIIKDRKLVSTRDIAMAQGELYKIPYHEISDAQIPSNVLDLVAESVAKKYTLFPFEATDSTLKLVMVDPLDLQIIDFLERQTNRTVTAFIGDVVDVTRAINEQYGKSISKDVTAVLEESGMATKISENLSDINKVEEVVRDAPVARIVSTILEYAVKARASDIHIEPEEERTRVRYRIDGVLQEKLSIPKKVHNSLVARIKILANLKIDEHRLPQDGRFKVQVGTSETDLRISTLPTAIGEKIVIRLLKEESTVLTLQDLGVRGNALRSLQEALLKSNGIILVTGPTGSGKTVTLAACLTKLNTVRVNIVTLEDPVEIRLPGVNQVQINSSIGLSFASVLRSILRQDPNVIMVGEIRDGETAGLAVNAALTGHLVLSTLHTNSASGAIPRLLDMGVENFLLASTINVVVAQRLVRNLCQYCKASEAALPDVATEIKNSLGPLYKGEANSQVMVYKAVGCDKCDHSGYHGRGGIFVRRSKKSLFPRVW, encoded by the coding sequence ATGGATCTGTCTGCCCAGAGAGATATTTCGGACGTTCTTTTCGCCAAAGATCTTCTTACCACCGATCAACTGGCTTCAATTAAGCTTGAAGTAGCCAACAGCGGCCGGGACGCTCAAACTATTATTAAAGACCGGAAATTAGTGTCGACTCGTGATATTGCCATGGCTCAAGGCGAGCTTTATAAAATTCCCTATCATGAAATCAGTGACGCTCAAATTCCCAGCAATGTTTTAGATCTTGTGGCTGAAAGTGTGGCCAAGAAATACACTTTGTTCCCCTTCGAAGCCACTGATTCAACTTTAAAGCTCGTCATGGTTGATCCGTTGGATCTGCAAATTATTGACTTTTTAGAACGCCAAACTAATCGCACGGTAACAGCTTTTATTGGTGATGTGGTTGATGTAACTCGCGCCATCAATGAGCAGTATGGCAAAAGCATTAGTAAAGACGTCACGGCTGTGCTGGAGGAATCGGGCATGGCCACCAAAATTTCTGAGAATTTGAGTGACATTAACAAGGTTGAAGAGGTGGTGCGGGATGCCCCTGTCGCCCGTATCGTCTCTACAATCCTTGAATATGCGGTTAAAGCCCGCGCTTCTGATATTCACATTGAGCCGGAAGAAGAGCGGACCCGTGTTCGTTATCGGATTGACGGTGTTTTACAAGAAAAACTATCGATTCCTAAAAAAGTTCATAACTCTTTGGTGGCCCGCATTAAAATTTTAGCGAATCTTAAAATTGATGAGCACCGGCTACCGCAAGACGGTCGTTTTAAGGTCCAAGTTGGCACTTCCGAAACTGATTTGCGTATTTCTACCTTGCCAACGGCCATTGGCGAAAAGATCGTCATTCGGTTATTAAAAGAAGAAAGTACCGTCCTCACTTTGCAAGATTTAGGGGTTCGCGGTAACGCTCTACGAAGCCTACAAGAGGCACTTTTAAAGTCTAATGGCATTATTTTGGTCACCGGCCCTACCGGCTCCGGCAAAACAGTCACTTTAGCGGCCTGTTTAACTAAGCTTAATACGGTCCGCGTTAACATCGTCACTTTAGAGGACCCGGTCGAAATTCGACTTCCCGGGGTTAATCAAGTCCAGATCAATTCCAGCATCGGGCTCTCCTTCGCCTCGGTTCTCCGCTCTATATTGCGACAAGATCCCAATGTAATTATGGTGGGAGAAATTCGCGATGGCGAAACGGCCGGACTGGCGGTCAACGCCGCGCTTACCGGTCACTTAGTCTTATCAACTCTTCACACTAATTCCGCATCAGGCGCCATTCCAAGGTTACTAGATATGGGGGTTGAAAACTTTTTGCTGGCTTCCACTATTAATGTGGTGGTGGCCCAGCGCTTAGTTCGTAACCTCTGCCAATACTGCAAAGCCTCCGAAGCGGCTCTACCGGATGTAGCCACGGAGATAAAAAATTCTCTCGGCCCTTTATATAAAGGAGAAGCTAATTCGCAGGTTATGGTTTACAAGGCGGTTGGTTGCGATAAATGTGATCATAGCGGCTACCATGGCCGAGGCGGCATTTTTGTACGGAGATCGAAAAAGTCGCTGTTTCCGAGGGTATGGTAA
- a CDS encoding DNA gyrase subunit B — MTDIKDKATTEYGADQITVLEGLEPVRKRPGMYIGSTDQTGLNHLVTEIVNNSVDEAVVGVATKVYIEFRKDGSVAVLDDGRGFPVEVKKEYGVSALELALTKLHAGGKFGAGGYKRSGGLHGVGAKAVNALSKYMMVEVNHEGVYSRQEYSQGIPKYSVKTIKDPNPIWKRNDGKNGTYVVFSPDPEIFQTTEFDIKALKAAFREYAYLTAGLKFEIYEEIEDLRTSYYFEGGIKSFVESLDRHKEALQELTFYTHREVDNIDGEVAFAYTDSFNENVISFANNIRTPEGGSHLTGFRAALLRSINEYARKNGYLKEKDDSFTQEDIKEGLTAVISVKLDSQILQFEGQTKAKLGNAEARGAVEKIVKEALDTYLEENPRDGAAICEKNILASRARLAARAARETIIRKSALEGGGVLPGKLADCQEKDPSKTELFIVEGDSAGGSAKQGRDRKNQAVLPLFGKVLNTERARLDKIIDSDKFKVLITALGAGIGEHYNPAKLRYHKLIIMADADVDGSHISALYLTFFYRHLRDLVDNGFVYVAMPPLFKATFGKEKKYIATDADLKIFTEAMENSGKKFQISRFKGLGEMNAEELWETTMNPMTRQLKKIMVVDAAKADETFTILMGEEVAPRKRFIQTNAKLAELDV, encoded by the coding sequence ATGACAGACATAAAAGACAAAGCAACAACCGAATACGGCGCTGATCAAATAACCGTTCTTGAGGGCCTAGAACCAGTTCGCAAACGGCCGGGAATGTACATTGGATCAACGGATCAAACAGGCCTTAATCATTTGGTAACCGAAATCGTGAATAACTCGGTTGACGAAGCGGTCGTTGGAGTGGCCACCAAAGTCTATATTGAATTCCGAAAAGATGGTTCGGTAGCGGTTCTTGATGACGGCCGCGGTTTCCCGGTGGAAGTTAAAAAGGAATATGGGGTATCAGCGTTAGAATTAGCGCTGACGAAGTTACATGCGGGCGGCAAATTTGGAGCTGGTGGCTACAAGCGGAGTGGAGGACTGCATGGCGTTGGAGCCAAGGCCGTGAACGCTCTTTCTAAATATATGATGGTCGAAGTCAACCACGAAGGCGTTTATAGTCGTCAGGAATACTCTCAAGGCATCCCTAAATACAGCGTCAAAACAATCAAAGATCCCAACCCAATTTGGAAAAGAAATGACGGTAAAAATGGCACCTATGTTGTTTTTAGCCCTGATCCCGAGATTTTTCAAACCACGGAATTTGATATTAAAGCCTTAAAGGCCGCCTTTCGGGAATATGCCTATTTAACGGCCGGGCTTAAGTTTGAGATTTACGAAGAAATCGAAGATCTACGGACTAGTTACTATTTTGAGGGCGGTATTAAGTCTTTTGTGGAATCTTTGGACCGCCACAAAGAGGCGCTGCAGGAGTTAACCTTTTATACCCACCGTGAAGTGGACAACATAGACGGCGAAGTGGCTTTTGCCTATACTGACAGCTTTAACGAGAACGTTATTTCCTTTGCCAACAACATTCGGACCCCTGAAGGCGGTAGTCATTTAACCGGCTTTCGGGCCGCACTGCTGCGATCTATCAACGAATACGCCCGCAAAAACGGCTATCTTAAAGAAAAAGACGATTCGTTTACTCAGGAAGATATTAAAGAAGGGTTAACCGCAGTGATATCGGTGAAGCTGGACTCGCAGATTTTGCAATTTGAAGGGCAAACCAAGGCTAAACTAGGCAATGCCGAGGCCCGCGGGGCGGTCGAAAAGATTGTTAAAGAAGCCTTAGACACCTATCTGGAAGAAAACCCGCGCGATGGGGCGGCGATTTGCGAAAAGAACATCTTGGCCTCACGGGCGAGACTTGCTGCCAGGGCGGCCAGAGAGACTATAATTCGCAAATCTGCTCTCGAAGGTGGGGGCGTGCTACCTGGTAAACTAGCCGATTGTCAAGAAAAAGATCCTTCAAAGACCGAATTGTTTATTGTGGAAGGCGATTCCGCAGGCGGTAGTGCCAAGCAAGGCCGTGACCGTAAAAATCAAGCCGTGTTGCCATTATTTGGTAAGGTGTTAAACACCGAACGAGCCAGACTCGATAAGATCATTGATAGCGACAAATTTAAAGTGCTGATTACAGCCTTGGGGGCGGGAATTGGCGAGCATTATAATCCCGCTAAACTGCGTTATCACAAATTAATTATTATGGCCGATGCTGATGTTGATGGCAGCCATATTAGTGCTCTGTATTTAACATTTTTCTACCGGCATTTACGAGACCTGGTCGACAACGGCTTCGTGTATGTGGCCATGCCACCACTTTTTAAAGCCACATTTGGTAAAGAGAAAAAATACATTGCGACAGACGCTGACCTGAAGATATTTACCGAAGCTATGGAAAATTCAGGCAAGAAATTCCAGATCTCCCGCTTTAAAGGACTCGGGGAAATGAACGCCGAAGAATTGTGGGAAACGACAATGAATCCGATGACCCGTCAGCTTAAAAAGATCATGGTCGTGGATGCCGCCAAGGCCGACGAGACTTTTACAATTCTAATGGGTGAGGAAGTGGCCCCGCGAAAGAGGTTTATCCAGACCAACGCTAAACTCGCAGAGCTAGATGTCTAG
- a CDS encoding Trp family transcriptional regulator, giving the protein MTAIPKDILIILSPTEAEELRTRVNVAALLEKKATYREIQKQTNVGAATIARIVKNMRTPEVEKMRGEVKKVSKIHTTKFNPHKYSFGFIVGAQPAEPATDHK; this is encoded by the coding sequence ATGACCGCCATACCCAAAGACATTCTTATAATACTATCTCCAACAGAAGCAGAGGAATTACGAACCCGCGTGAATGTTGCGGCACTTTTGGAGAAGAAAGCAACTTACCGTGAAATCCAAAAGCAAACTAATGTCGGCGCCGCAACCATTGCCAGAATTGTTAAAAACATGCGTACACCGGAAGTGGAGAAGATGCGAGGAGAGGTAAAAAAAGTTTCCAAGATCCATACCACCAAATTCAATCCTCATAAGTACTCGTTCGGCTTCATCGTAGGGGCTCAGCCTGCTGAGCCCGCAACTGACCATAAATGA
- a CDS encoding ribonuclease HII, translated as MVSPTFDYEKSLWSQGYDLVCGIDEAGRGPLAGPMLAAAVIFPKNFAYSTYSTYQTYPSIRDSKTLSKKQLATAAAWIYDVALGVGVGRVENTEIDEVGLSKAEQLSFNRALAALPRSCQEETAKIFYLIDAFTINDVKKDVQKGIIRGDQQVFSIAAASIIAKTERDKIMGEYHLKFPQYGFNKHVGYGTKLHLSALAKYGPCPIHRRSFAPMKNHHLSFRA; from the coding sequence ATGGTTTCTCCTACATTCGATTACGAAAAATCACTCTGGTCCCAAGGCTATGATCTCGTCTGCGGAATCGACGAGGCGGGTAGGGGACCACTCGCGGGGCCAATGTTGGCTGCAGCCGTTATCTTCCCAAAAAACTTTGCCTATTCGACATATTCTACCTATCAAACCTACCCATCGATCCGTGATTCCAAAACTCTTTCTAAAAAACAGCTCGCCACCGCCGCCGCTTGGATTTACGACGTAGCTTTAGGCGTTGGGGTGGGTAGGGTAGAGAATACTGAAATTGATGAAGTAGGACTCTCTAAAGCCGAGCAACTAAGCTTTAATCGCGCCCTGGCAGCCCTTCCGCGTAGTTGCCAGGAGGAAACTGCCAAAATATTTTACTTAATCGACGCCTTTACGATTAACGACGTCAAAAAAGACGTCCAAAAAGGCATTATTCGGGGTGATCAGCAAGTTTTTAGCATCGCCGCCGCCAGTATTATTGCCAAAACCGAGAGGGATAAGATAATGGGGGAGTACCATCTAAAATTCCCGCAGTACGGCTTTAATAAGCATGTTGGCTACGGTACTAAGCTGCATCTGTCCGCGTTAGCAAAATACGGACCATGCCCGATACATAGAAGAAGTTTTGCCCCAATGAAAAACCACCACTTGTCATTCCGGGCTTGA
- a CDS encoding tyrosine-type recombinase/integrase: MKLQELLNDYLEYLELERNMAQGTIRMYHFYLTDFLKHLNKPEASIEALSEDAIHNYRLDLSRRLSSKSAETIKKNTQKGFLVALRAFLKYLLITKNLKVLSPEKVILGKAEPSIPKFLNNEQLDRLLSVQNLDRKSGLRDKAILEVLFSTGLRVSELTHLNRESINFESKEFSVIGKGRKVRTVYLSDASVTSLKRYLATRKDAFKPLFVRYSGKTMEAGDSDGESARLSVRSVERMLEKYVGRSGISIGATPHTLRHTFATDLLSHGADLRSVQEMLGHSSLSTTQIYTHVTNQQLKSVHGKFHGKEADLLDSGSSPE; encoded by the coding sequence ATGAAGTTACAGGAACTTTTGAATGACTATTTGGAATATTTGGAGTTAGAGCGGAATATGGCCCAAGGGACGATTAGAATGTACCACTTCTACCTTACTGACTTCCTAAAGCATTTAAATAAGCCGGAAGCCAGTATCGAAGCTCTTTCGGAAGATGCGATTCATAACTATCGTTTGGACCTGAGTCGTCGTCTTAGCAGTAAGTCGGCGGAGACTATCAAGAAAAATACTCAAAAAGGCTTTTTGGTGGCCTTGCGGGCTTTTTTAAAGTACTTACTAATCACAAAAAATCTAAAAGTGCTTTCGCCGGAGAAAGTGATCCTCGGGAAGGCCGAGCCTTCGATTCCGAAGTTTCTTAATAACGAGCAACTTGACCGCTTACTGAGCGTTCAGAATTTGGATCGCAAAAGTGGTTTGCGGGACAAGGCCATTTTGGAAGTTCTCTTCTCCACTGGGCTCCGAGTTTCAGAGTTGACGCATTTGAATCGAGAAAGTATTAACTTTGAATCCAAGGAGTTTAGCGTTATAGGAAAGGGTCGGAAGGTCCGGACGGTGTACCTATCTGACGCGTCAGTGACTTCACTCAAACGGTACTTGGCGACTCGGAAAGATGCTTTTAAGCCGTTATTCGTGCGTTACAGTGGGAAGACGATGGAAGCCGGTGATTCTGATGGTGAGAGTGCTAGGCTTTCGGTAAGGAGTGTGGAACGGATGCTTGAGAAGTATGTTGGTCGTTCCGGAATTTCAATTGGTGCTACCCCGCATACTTTGCGACATACGTTCGCGACGGATCTACTCTCACACGGCGCTGATCTTAGGAGTGTCCAGGAAATGCTGGGGCATAGCAGTTTGTCGACTACTCAGATTTACACGCATGTAACGAATCAGCAGCTAAAGAGTGTTCATGGGAAGTTTCATGGGAAAGAGGCAGATTTACTGGATTCCGGGTCAAGCCCGGAATGA